tctccaaaagtctcatggaatgtaggcatTGAACACCACAACATTGGCTGCTACTCCTAGGCTGAacgatagaacagctatttccatgttaaaatgttatggttggcgtttttctccattgtttttgatggtaggcccactctggtacagtaggcctacattatgatcagaCAGCCACAatagcctacttggccactgttaaaactccCCATTACAACAAAGGACTTAAGAAACACATTTTCAAATGAAAGTAAACTTCTTGTCAGGTAAAAAACAGATTTGAATAAATGTGGGGTTTTGACACTTATGTAGGCGTCATAACCAGCAACAACATAATGTAATATATGTCTGTAAACGTAATAACAGCTGTAAATATGGgatgacagtgttataaccatATTATGAAAAGTTATGTTAGCTGTTATGAAATGGTTATTACCGTGTCATAATGTGTTGTGAGGCTGGGGGTCAAgtaaagtgttatttcatagatgtcttcactgttactctgcaatgtagaaaatagtccaaataaagaaaaacccttgaataaatGGGTGTCAAGCAAAGTGTTacgcaggtcctacaggccctagttttgatgcacctggactactgcccagttgtGTGGTCATGTGGGCAAAGAGGGACATGGGTCAATAGCAGTTGGTCCAGAACAGAGCAGTACGTATGGCACTTAGGTGTACACGGAGGACGAATGTCAGTAACacgcatgtcaatctctcctggctcaaagttgagGAGAGATTTAAATGTgtcactattggtctttgtgcgAGGTGTTGAAGGTACCGCACTGTCTCTTCAAGAACTTGGCACTAATTTGGGACACTCACACtcatttgggacacaacacaAGACATGCAATCAGAGGTtatttcacagtccccaggtccagaacagaggctgggaaacacacagtattaaatggagccatgacgacatggaactctctgccacagcaggtaactcaagctagcaaTACAACcatatttaaaaaacagataaaagaaCACCTTACGGCacaacggggactgtgaagagacagacatttttatatattttgtattGTAATTTAcactgtattatgtattgtattatatgtattgtattatattcgcCAGTCTCTCTTTCAAAAACTTGATACTGCACACCGTGTTTCATGCAAAGCACATTGTGACTGGCTATCTACTAGGTAACAGATAAGAGGATAGCTCAGACGAAgctcactctctcctctaccattaCAGCGGTCTAGAAAGCCTaatagaggagaagaggaatCACACACTCGGAGACAATGGACAAAATTAAAAAGTCCCTGTCCGAAGCCGTATTCACTCCTTCCTCTCTAATAAATGGACGAGGGGCCCTGCACATGACTCAGATAGTGCTGGGCATCTTGACCTTCATCCTGGCCGCTGTTCAGGGCGAGACTCAACACACCTACTGGAACTATGCCATGTTCACCTGGGCCTTCTGCTCCATCATGACCCTCATCATCACCGTCATTGAGATGTTCatgctccacctcctcctcaaGATTTGTCTGGACTGGGACGACTTCACCACGGGAATGGCGATGTCCTCCGCTCTCATGACCACGTCAGTCTTCGTCATGTACGCCAACTTCTACATCTGCAAAAAATGTTTGTACTCGATTGTGATCGCCTTCCTCGCCCTACTTTGTGGCGTGGCCTACATCTTAGAGGTAGTGAAAGATAAGTTCATGGATAAGAAGAAGGGGAGCTACCTGGCCGCCCTGCCTGGCTTCTGGAAAGTTC
The sequence above is drawn from the Oncorhynchus gorbuscha isolate QuinsamMale2020 ecotype Even-year linkage group LG11, OgorEven_v1.0, whole genome shotgun sequence genome and encodes:
- the LOC124047633 gene encoding myeloid-associated differentiation marker-like protein 2, coding for MDKIKKSLSEAVFTPSSLINGRGALHMTQIVLGILTFILAAVQGETQHTYWNYAMFTWAFCSIMTLIITVIEMFMLHLLLKICLDWDDFTTGMAMSSALMTTSVFVMYANFYICKKCLYSIVIAFLALLCGVAYILEVVKDKFMDKKKGSYLAALPGFWKVLEAFVSCIIFISLTGYDGKPALIMCIVAYVIPFPIIPIIIITNIFTKIKNCLPFNIDRFVFIFLVISVVLYTFAAIIWPIYTFRGNPRPSDCPGSFCIWAIQFMVVFMTYVNLILFIVDLVFTLLGMCGFKRS